The Apibacter raozihei genome contains a region encoding:
- the ppk1 gene encoding polyphosphate kinase 1, giving the protein MKRAENNRYINREISWLKFNARVLQEAMDKKNPLLERLRFLGIYSNNLDEFYKVRYAYIARMVQFNRKYNNIVEEQTDTELLEEINQTVAHQQQKYDRLYEQIIKELAREKTLLVDDKTLPDTLKPFVEDFFENKLSHALTILYWKEGDKTLNLKDNVFYLIVTMFKKNDNRQYALIEVPTDRFSRFLVLPDINDKHHVIFLDDVIRYHLKDIFQFFKFETIEAKSIKLTKDADLSIDNDVQVSFMESVAGALKERHKGLPVRLVYDKTIDLKTLKFIKRMFDLDEYDSLAPGGKYHNKKDFMKFPTLGRKDLEYKKIVPVIPKILKDENNYFKAFAKEDTLLYAPYYDYSVFLKFLRGAAIDPKVRKIKITIYRVADNSQVLSALINAAKNGKEVTAVLELRARFDEAHNIKWSKALQEEGVKVIFGVPGLKVHSKIGIVERDPQRGAAEKYAFISTGNFHEGTARVYTDFTLFTANESIVNQVDEVFSFFNANYLVKHYKDIAVSPWGIRRKLILGIKREIKNKQLGLPAQINLKVNSICDKEIIDHLYEASRNGVEVRMVIRGICSIVPQIPGLSENIKIVSIVDRFLEHPRMYWFKNGGDDMVYISSADIMARNLDHRVEVACPVLNAQNKQEIMHTFELGFEDNVKGRLIKEGLEEPYQKNRKKKNRSQETIYEYIKELNK; this is encoded by the coding sequence ATGAAAAGAGCGGAGAATAACAGATATATAAATAGAGAAATAAGCTGGTTAAAATTTAATGCAAGAGTTCTTCAGGAAGCAATGGATAAAAAAAATCCTTTGTTGGAGCGATTACGTTTTTTAGGTATTTATTCAAATAATCTGGATGAGTTTTACAAAGTCAGATATGCATATATTGCCAGAATGGTTCAGTTTAACCGTAAATACAACAATATTGTAGAAGAGCAGACAGATACCGAATTGCTTGAAGAAATTAACCAGACGGTAGCCCATCAGCAACAAAAATATGACAGGCTGTACGAACAGATAATTAAAGAGCTGGCACGTGAAAAGACTTTACTTGTCGATGATAAAACATTGCCTGATACCTTAAAACCTTTTGTTGAGGACTTCTTTGAAAATAAACTAAGTCATGCACTCACCATCCTTTATTGGAAAGAAGGAGATAAAACACTTAATTTAAAAGATAACGTTTTTTATCTTATAGTTACCATGTTTAAGAAAAATGATAACCGGCAATATGCTCTTATCGAAGTTCCTACTGATCGTTTCTCCCGATTTTTAGTTTTACCGGATATCAATGATAAGCATCATGTTATATTTTTAGATGATGTTATACGTTATCACCTGAAAGATATTTTTCAGTTTTTTAAATTTGAAACCATTGAAGCAAAATCTATTAAATTGACTAAAGATGCAGATTTATCTATAGATAACGATGTGCAGGTAAGTTTCATGGAAAGTGTTGCAGGGGCTTTAAAAGAAAGGCATAAAGGTCTTCCGGTACGTCTGGTTTATGATAAAACCATAGATTTAAAAACGTTGAAGTTTATTAAACGGATGTTTGATTTGGATGAATATGACAGCCTGGCTCCCGGCGGAAAGTATCACAACAAAAAAGATTTCATGAAATTTCCTACTTTGGGAAGGAAAGATTTGGAATACAAAAAAATAGTTCCGGTAATACCTAAAATTCTAAAAGACGAAAATAATTACTTTAAAGCATTTGCTAAAGAAGATACCTTATTATATGCACCTTATTATGATTATTCCGTTTTTCTAAAATTTTTGAGAGGAGCAGCCATTGATCCGAAAGTTAGGAAAATTAAAATTACCATCTACAGAGTGGCGGATAATTCTCAGGTTTTAAGCGCATTAATTAATGCTGCTAAAAATGGAAAAGAAGTAACAGCTGTTTTGGAACTAAGAGCAAGGTTTGATGAAGCACATAATATTAAATGGTCAAAAGCTTTACAGGAGGAAGGAGTAAAAGTAATATTCGGAGTTCCCGGACTCAAAGTACATTCTAAAATAGGAATAGTCGAAAGAGATCCACAAAGAGGAGCAGCAGAAAAATATGCTTTTATCTCTACTGGTAATTTTCATGAAGGAACAGCTCGGGTTTATACAGATTTTACTCTTTTTACAGCCAACGAAAGTATAGTTAATCAGGTAGATGAAGTTTTTAGTTTTTTTAATGCAAACTATCTGGTCAAGCATTATAAAGATATAGCGGTAAGTCCCTGGGGAATCAGAAGGAAATTAATATTAGGAATTAAAAGAGAAATAAAGAATAAACAGCTGGGATTACCGGCACAGATTAACTTGAAAGTTAACAGTATTTGTGATAAAGAAATTATTGATCACTTATATGAGGCGAGTAGAAACGGCGTAGAGGTGAGAATGGTAATCAGGGGAATATGTTCCATTGTTCCTCAAATTCCCGGACTAAGTGAAAATATAAAAATTGTAAGTATCGTAGATCGATTTTTAGAACATCCGCGTATGTATTGGTTTAAGAATGGAGGAGACGATATGGTTTACATTTCATCTGCCGATATAATGGCACGAAATTTAGATCATAGGGTAGAAGTCGCCTGTCCAGTACTAAATGCTCAAAACAAACAGGAAATTATGCACACCTTTGAACTGGGATTCGAAGACAATGTAAAAGGCAGACTTATCAAAGAAGGTCTGGAAGAGCCATATCAGAAAAACAGAAAAAAGAAAAATAGATCTCAGGAAACTATTTATGAATATATTAAAGAATTGAATAAATAA
- a CDS encoding bestrophin family protein, translating into MLLNKRIPFSYIVSKIKMEIIYVFIVGCISHYLTITFFQSLPKMPLTIPAFLGTAISILLSFKMSQSYERWWEARKVWGAIVNDSRSWVIQLQTFIEKDEPAVHQMAYRQIAWCYSLGQTLRGLDPMSNLKRYISEDDILRLHKHNNIPLAIIQLNAQEIKRLRENQKTDIFSHKQLDNTLVRLCDSMGKAERINSTVFPVTYRKFLHFAIYVFVIVLSISLGEINAIFEIPLLIIISSIFFLLEKTAYHLQDPFKNRPSDTSVTTIAQTIEMNIKDLLNEGKTEKPEPKNDFYIL; encoded by the coding sequence ATGCTTTTAAATAAAAGAATTCCCTTTTCCTATATTGTCAGTAAGATAAAAATGGAAATTATTTATGTATTTATTGTGGGTTGTATTTCTCACTATTTAACTATTACATTTTTTCAATCATTACCTAAAATGCCTTTAACAATTCCTGCATTTCTGGGGACGGCTATTTCTATTCTGTTATCATTTAAAATGAGTCAGTCTTATGAAAGGTGGTGGGAAGCCCGGAAGGTTTGGGGCGCAATTGTCAATGACTCCCGTAGCTGGGTAATTCAACTTCAGACTTTTATAGAGAAAGATGAACCTGCGGTACATCAAATGGCTTACAGGCAAATCGCCTGGTGCTATTCTTTGGGACAAACATTACGTGGATTAGATCCTATGAGTAACCTTAAAAGATATATTTCGGAAGATGATATTTTACGTTTACATAAACACAATAATATACCATTGGCTATTATCCAACTAAATGCACAGGAAATTAAACGTTTACGTGAAAATCAAAAGACTGATATTTTTAGCCATAAACAATTGGATAACACCTTAGTACGTCTTTGTGACTCTATGGGTAAAGCTGAAAGAATAAACTCGACAGTTTTTCCTGTCACCTATCGTAAATTTTTACATTTTGCCATCTACGTTTTCGTAATAGTACTTTCTATCTCTTTAGGTGAAATTAATGCTATTTTTGAAATACCTTTGTTAATTATTATTTCATCAATTTTCTTTTTGTTGGAAAAAACGGCTTATCATCTTCAGGATCCGTTTAAAAACCGCCCCAGTGATACATCTGTAACCACCATTGCTCAAACTATTGAAATGAATATAAAAGATTTATTAAATGAGGGGAAAACTGAAAAACCAGAACCAAAAAACGATTTTTATATTCTCTGA
- a CDS encoding Ppx/GppA phosphatase family protein, which translates to MNIYTYAAIDIGSNAVRLLINTIYETQDTVTFNKTSLVRVPVRLGEDVFTNEKISEKTIGRLSEAMTAYKLLMNVYNVDCYRAFATSAMREAKNSKEVIEAVKEKSGIEIEVISGKEEAKIIFSSELKNFLESDHFYLFVDVGGGSTEISLLNKGKVLNSQSFPIGTVRLLDGKISENFLHETVKPWVTKITADKHVELIGSGGNINYVFKNSGKKEGKFLSHSYIHQQYELLKNLSYEERIETFNMKPDRADVIVPALLIYDSVMKYAHATRVHIPKIGAADGMINLMYKRNKNQ; encoded by the coding sequence ATGAATATTTATACCTATGCCGCTATAGATATCGGTTCCAATGCCGTTCGATTGTTAATAAATACAATCTACGAAACACAGGATACGGTAACATTTAATAAAACCAGTTTAGTAAGGGTACCTGTTAGATTGGGAGAAGATGTCTTTACTAATGAAAAAATTTCCGAGAAGACTATAGGCAGGCTATCGGAGGCTATGACGGCTTACAAATTACTGATGAATGTGTATAATGTAGACTGCTATCGAGCGTTTGCTACTTCAGCAATGAGAGAAGCTAAAAATTCAAAAGAAGTTATTGAAGCTGTAAAAGAAAAAAGTGGTATTGAAATAGAAGTGATATCAGGTAAAGAAGAGGCAAAAATCATTTTTAGTTCAGAACTTAAAAATTTTCTAGAGTCCGATCATTTTTATTTATTTGTTGATGTAGGTGGAGGTAGCACAGAAATTTCTTTGCTAAATAAAGGAAAAGTATTAAACAGCCAGTCATTTCCAATAGGTACTGTGCGATTATTGGACGGCAAAATTAGTGAGAATTTTTTACACGAAACCGTAAAACCCTGGGTTACAAAAATTACTGCAGATAAACATGTAGAGTTGATAGGCTCAGGAGGGAATATTAATTATGTATTTAAAAATTCAGGCAAAAAAGAAGGGAAATTTCTTTCTCACTCATATATTCATCAACAATATGAATTATTAAAAAATCTTAGTTACGAGGAAAGAATTGAAACATTTAATATGAAGCCCGACCGTGCAGATGTTATTGTGCCTGCTTTACTCATTTATGATTCAGTGATGAAATATGCACATGCTACCCGGGTACATATTCCCAAAATAGGTGCTGCTGATGGAATGATTAACCTTATGTATAAAAGGAATAAAAATCAATAG